One Luteolibacter yonseiensis genomic window carries:
- a CDS encoding GDSL-type esterase/lipase family protein: MPVSKTQASGFQPAGKSPHPARWSHLALLATAFLTGTNASHASLIAREGFDQAGGSALAGTTGPQGFVSAYTTAGTGLSVEAGGAGYGDLAASGNKLAFTAGNNGNFGILANSPETPGTSVYMSYLIKVDPTAEYAGVSLFDGNTEVLFTGKRTGTPYVLGLEPKVGTGQNTAAYSTRLSLVVCRIDFAADSAVVRMYVNPQTGAEPATADATVTRTSALVYDRVRFQSNATGFVDEFRMGDTFEDVVPMTYGGNPSEVVVLGSSVAAAVGASNQNEGWAYRMKSVLENPPPVVTDSRIIWNVHNASVSGNNTTAVLNRLQNDVITPRAGGDVVLIALSMANEGLVGSSNPQPVFDSFKSGVEELIRRCRLAGFHPVVSLCYPHNSYNAAQYAQIRKMNLLLNTWDTPCVNFLGSIDDGSGHWTAGFFADEGHPNSQGHLEMASSVVPSLFEAIVNGKTATPDWTGTPGYLRILQDTGAKAPLAYTPAQDYRSFTLAFRTRSTGVGTLACVATGAAGATLESRAGSLVYVSSTGAETVIPVTVNDGTWHDVALSHRKTTNTTLVFVDGQLKATVNGAIAAPSFVIGGPGAIPGRAEAPAQADYQDVAIYRAAWTEDEALAQANGRLQQASLDVLSTLDDAAPAQGATLANRAQSYSALTLQTPGFSTQVSSTSPDNLSATSYQTGRASLIWTDHTNGAAGYTIQRRRTDVSEGWQTVGTTTGNKPSFEDSGLLAASPYAYRVLITASGLQEDASNVTFVTPGGQNSLSYQSWVKGYYPPAVVENPVYQIDFNAFGTPDYGGQIWNTVTGSGVAAPLVLRDAANNLSTFKVAISDGFDQTRNDNGSPLAGYPAAAQTSQVALRDDNPLTGAVTFSGLDPAAKYDFTFFARRGSIVAGFDYNGNYTFTGGGSPVSVVVNANMNTMLTPVAGIAPDASGNITLTVAPVATSGSRFPCLNFIKFQKSTPGTHLIDFNTNANPAYGAVRWNTVNSTSSTAPYTLRDIYNTTSGVSLALTDGFDQFRTDPISPIPDLAAAAQNSQFCLRDDNPLTAAMTFTGLDPAKSYDFSFFSRRGSLVGGYDYTGTFTFTGAGAPVVVVTDAAVNTTLTTVPPVTPDATGKVTLGLSAGPGAGIDFPVLNLIRLAPTVPPVVDARTDPYADPDGDGLRNFEEYARGFNPTVADGTPFRLNSYQQDATDGGRFLIMLDRKATEAKCVLESSTDLTIWSPDATATRAAVGTNGSVGTFLYEVPPSGTRKFYRFRLDLGGQP, encoded by the coding sequence ATGCCCGTTTCAAAGACACAAGCGTCCGGTTTCCAACCCGCCGGAAAATCCCCCCACCCTGCCAGATGGAGTCATCTGGCCCTCCTCGCCACCGCATTTCTGACCGGAACGAATGCTTCCCATGCCTCGCTCATCGCGCGCGAGGGATTCGATCAAGCGGGCGGCTCGGCGCTGGCCGGCACCACGGGGCCCCAGGGCTTTGTTTCGGCCTACACGACCGCCGGCACGGGTCTTTCGGTGGAGGCGGGAGGCGCGGGCTACGGCGACCTCGCTGCCAGCGGCAACAAGCTGGCCTTCACGGCGGGAAACAACGGCAACTTCGGCATTCTGGCAAACTCGCCGGAGACGCCGGGCACCTCCGTTTACATGAGCTATCTCATCAAGGTGGACCCCACCGCGGAATATGCGGGCGTGTCCCTTTTCGATGGCAACACGGAGGTCCTGTTCACCGGCAAGCGCACGGGCACTCCGTATGTGCTGGGATTGGAGCCCAAGGTGGGAACCGGCCAAAACACGGCGGCCTACAGCACCCGGCTCTCGCTGGTCGTCTGCCGTATCGACTTCGCCGCGGATTCGGCGGTGGTCCGGATGTATGTGAACCCTCAAACCGGGGCGGAGCCGGCGACGGCGGATGCCACAGTCACACGGACCTCGGCGCTGGTCTATGACCGGGTGCGTTTCCAGTCGAACGCGACGGGTTTCGTGGACGAGTTCCGGATGGGTGACACTTTCGAGGACGTGGTGCCGATGACGTATGGGGGCAATCCATCTGAGGTCGTCGTGCTGGGTTCCTCGGTAGCGGCGGCGGTGGGAGCCTCCAACCAGAACGAGGGCTGGGCCTACCGGATGAAGTCCGTGTTGGAAAACCCTCCGCCGGTGGTAACGGACTCGCGGATCATCTGGAACGTCCACAATGCCTCGGTATCGGGCAACAACACGACCGCTGTGCTAAACCGATTGCAGAACGACGTGATCACCCCTCGCGCCGGAGGAGACGTGGTGCTGATCGCCCTTTCCATGGCGAACGAGGGGCTCGTGGGTTCCAGCAACCCGCAGCCGGTGTTCGACAGCTTCAAGAGCGGGGTGGAGGAATTGATCCGCAGGTGCAGGCTGGCGGGTTTTCATCCGGTGGTGTCGCTGTGCTATCCGCACAACTCCTACAATGCGGCCCAATATGCCCAGATCCGGAAAATGAACCTGCTTCTCAACACTTGGGACACTCCCTGCGTGAATTTCCTGGGATCCATCGATGACGGCAGCGGCCACTGGACCGCGGGCTTCTTCGCGGACGAGGGACACCCGAATTCGCAGGGTCACCTGGAAATGGCCTCCTCCGTGGTGCCCTCGCTTTTCGAGGCGATCGTGAACGGGAAAACAGCCACTCCGGACTGGACGGGAACGCCCGGCTACCTGCGCATCCTTCAGGACACTGGTGCCAAGGCTCCGCTGGCCTACACTCCGGCGCAGGACTACCGATCCTTCACCCTCGCCTTCCGCACCCGGTCGACGGGTGTCGGCACACTCGCCTGCGTGGCGACCGGAGCCGCCGGAGCGACGCTGGAGAGCCGTGCCGGATCGCTGGTGTATGTTTCCTCCACCGGAGCGGAAACGGTGATACCTGTGACGGTCAACGACGGGACCTGGCATGACGTCGCCCTGAGCCACCGGAAGACGACGAACACGACGCTGGTCTTCGTGGACGGCCAGTTGAAGGCCACGGTGAACGGAGCCATCGCCGCTCCATCGTTCGTCATCGGCGGACCGGGTGCCATCCCAGGCCGGGCGGAGGCTCCGGCGCAGGCTGACTACCAGGACGTGGCGATCTACCGCGCCGCCTGGACCGAGGACGAGGCCCTGGCACAGGCGAACGGCCGGTTGCAGCAGGCGAGCCTGGATGTGCTCTCGACCTTGGATGACGCGGCACCGGCGCAGGGGGCGACGCTCGCCAACAGGGCTCAGAGCTATTCCGCTCTGACACTGCAAACGCCGGGTTTCTCCACCCAGGTGTCCTCCACATCGCCGGACAACCTGTCCGCGACCTCATACCAGACAGGCCGGGCGAGCCTGATCTGGACGGATCATACGAACGGTGCTGCGGGCTATACCATCCAGCGCCGTAGGACGGATGTTTCGGAAGGCTGGCAGACGGTCGGTACGACAACGGGCAACAAGCCATCATTCGAGGACAGCGGACTGCTTGCGGCTTCTCCCTATGCCTACCGCGTGCTGATCACCGCCTCAGGGCTCCAGGAAGACGCCAGCAACGTGACCTTCGTCACGCCGGGTGGACAGAACTCGCTTTCCTACCAATCCTGGGTCAAGGGATACTACCCGCCCGCCGTGGTGGAGAACCCGGTCTACCAAATCGATTTCAACGCGTTCGGAACTCCGGACTATGGCGGACAAATCTGGAACACTGTGACGGGTTCCGGTGTCGCGGCACCGCTGGTATTGCGCGACGCGGCGAACAACCTGTCCACCTTCAAGGTGGCGATCAGCGACGGCTTCGACCAGACGCGGAATGACAACGGCTCGCCCTTGGCGGGTTACCCCGCCGCCGCCCAGACCAGCCAGGTCGCCTTGCGCGATGACAACCCGCTGACGGGAGCGGTCACCTTTTCCGGACTGGATCCGGCGGCGAAGTATGACTTCACCTTCTTCGCACGGCGCGGTTCGATCGTGGCCGGCTTCGATTACAACGGGAACTATACTTTCACCGGAGGTGGATCACCCGTCTCGGTGGTGGTGAACGCGAACATGAACACGATGCTCACCCCGGTGGCGGGCATCGCACCGGACGCCTCGGGAAACATCACGCTCACCGTCGCTCCGGTCGCGACGAGCGGCTCGAGGTTCCCCTGCCTCAACTTCATCAAGTTCCAGAAGAGCACGCCCGGAACACACCTGATCGATTTCAACACGAACGCCAACCCGGCCTATGGCGCGGTCCGCTGGAATACGGTGAACAGCACGTCCAGCACCGCTCCCTACACGCTGCGGGACATCTACAACACCACCTCCGGCGTGTCGCTGGCCCTCACGGACGGGTTCGACCAGTTCCGCACGGACCCGATCTCGCCCATTCCCGATCTGGCGGCCGCCGCACAGAACAGCCAGTTCTGCCTGCGCGATGACAATCCGCTGACGGCGGCAATGACCTTCACCGGTCTGGATCCCGCGAAAAGCTACGATTTCTCATTCTTTTCGAGACGTGGCTCGCTGGTGGGCGGATACGATTACACCGGGACATTCACCTTCACGGGAGCGGGAGCGCCGGTGGTGGTGGTGACGGACGCTGCGGTGAACACGACGCTGACCACCGTGCCGCCGGTAACGCCGGATGCGACGGGCAAGGTCACGCTGGGTCTCAGCGCGGGTCCTGGAGCCGGGATTGATTTCCCGGTTCTCAACCTGATCCGCCTCGCACCTACGGTGCCGCCGGTGGTTGATGCCCGCACCGACCCGTATGCGGATCCCGACGGCGACGGGCTCAGGAACTTCGAGGAATATGCGCGGGGCTTCAATCCCACGGTGGCCGACGGAACTCCATTCCGCCTCAATTCCTATCAACAGGACGCCACCGACGGCGGACGCTTCCTCATCATGCTCGACAGGAAGGCGACCGAAGCGAAGTGCGTGTTGGAAAGCTCGACAGACCTGACCATCTGGAGTCCGGATGCCACGGCAACGCGGGCGGCGGTCGGCACGAATGGCTCGGTGGGAACATTCCTGTATGAGGTTCCCCCATCCGGAACCCGGAAGTTCTACCGCTTCCGCCTGGACTTGGGCGGGCAGCCGTAA
- a CDS encoding beta strand repeat-containing protein: protein MKSKTSPFASFLQTTVFATALTVCLTVDSQALELNWNTTTGDFNTAANWLVGAGPGTGVPGTLDNANIGNAGTSQHTSGTTTVAGARAGNGAAGTLEISGGTFNSTGAVWAGRQSGAGVGTLTVSGAGTIFNANSGNTLVGGGASGFGTPAAGSTGVLNISSGAVFNHNPTGADTFRIGDTQAVAGNSGSYSGTLNLNGGTLNLPGAAFYVGVSNVGGRGTGVVNLSSGAINVNNNGVGIGRAGGVGTLNMTGGTLTKAGANNFVVGGLAGATTPTLGTVFQSGGTVSVTGGEFFVGNSVTTSTTTTTGVYNLSETGAVTVNNWIAVGRDGANGTLNITGGTVTKTGTAANGLTIGTGGLTNSGIINISGGLLNIQQGPVYIGEGSLASLNISQSGEVRVPTLMVARNNTANLGVVNLNGGTLKTGRLFGGAGNSEVAFNGTLVQATSSQALFLDNLDVADIKTGGAIIDSNGFDIGSGINQVISGTGVLTKQGAGTLTLLGPNTYTGPTFVNAGKLVTTTDSYAANGPVTVAGSATFGVGAGVLAVSITPASLTLEASSGIDINLGANGNTATAVIDITGALTINGGVGTIPINLAGSNLSTGQFPLIRYASLAGSGGFTSFKVGTLPLGVTATLVNNTTDNTIDLRVSVKSPAWTGASSGAWDTTTTNWVDAATSLPTMFANGDPVLFGDYLPDFSPVVTADVTIGNGVTVRPGALVQFNNSSADYTLTGAGKISNPAAGTVGLTKQGIAKVTIGTINDFTGTTRVEGGSLSVGTLADGGVASPIGASSAAPASLALAGGILTYTGGSATVNRGFSVVADGGGIEVADAAANLTFSGSLTSTAGGLVKKGPGTLILTGTGTNTLGTTTSVRADGGRLVLNGSGTTPAQVIQTGGVWVGSTTTSGGTLDITNTTFNASSWLAVGRGNGDAGNISTVNITGSTVNLVNLSTGFANSLANLSTQNINIAGSTVNNTGTSLLGESRGATTNITLTGGSVFNSRQIEMGLGAGIPAGASNVTLTVADTSAVNVGSASILSYVSIGRFGGTGNLIVKDTASFTNFDDFSLGEEGTGTGTITLQDNAVISVRTPLLGRGAGATGLINQTGGTFSNFGDNNLQLGVNGNATWNLSGGTVNGYGWNSVARYASSTASFLNISGGTYNQVTGDRGLIIGEEGTATLNLSASGILNVNGSFRVGQVATGVGTFNQSGGVLTIKNNVLLGERGTATVTLSGGQLSMNTGTGAFNFVVGNYDNGRATLNIRDTAEVKLTRSASLLLGNNSTAGSNTVNQTGGTVTAYSDAGTTVGGTGVLRLGNGTASGTNTYNLRGGTLAIGGITSGTTAGVSTSLLNLGGGTLKAVRDNAAFISNLTLASIEAAGVVIDTNSFNVTATSALQDAGGGGGITKNGTGTLTLAGQNTYLGNTTINAGGVTLADNARLRFFLGANGVTNRVTGTGTATLDGDFNIELAAAAIANGNSWTLVDSSVNKSHGASFTVIGFTESGDVWTRVDGVNTWRYSESTGVLTLTVGAGNAYDSWISSYFPGVTDPDIIGSAKDPDGDGSSNALEFALGGSPNDGGSGPLVHAIQEDTALDDDSDKEQLLTIAVRSSTPAFGTSTSPAATTIDGLTTYTIQGSPDLVTFDSPVSRVIPAVTTGLLPAPAEYEYRTFRLDSSNGLSGKGFLRVKVN from the coding sequence ATGAAATCCAAGACATCGCCCTTCGCAAGTTTTCTCCAGACCACCGTTTTCGCCACCGCCCTGACCGTTTGTCTGACAGTTGACTCGCAGGCGCTCGAACTGAATTGGAACACGACGACCGGCGATTTCAACACCGCCGCCAACTGGCTTGTCGGGGCGGGGCCCGGCACCGGTGTTCCGGGCACTCTCGACAACGCCAACATCGGCAACGCAGGCACTTCCCAACATACTTCCGGCACCACCACCGTCGCCGGGGCACGCGCGGGCAACGGCGCGGCGGGCACCCTGGAAATCTCCGGTGGCACCTTCAACAGCACGGGAGCCGTCTGGGCCGGCCGCCAGAGCGGGGCCGGAGTCGGCACGCTGACTGTTTCCGGAGCCGGCACCATCTTCAATGCCAACAGCGGCAACACGCTTGTCGGCGGCGGTGCGTCCGGGTTCGGCACCCCTGCCGCTGGCTCCACCGGAGTTCTCAACATCAGCTCCGGAGCGGTTTTCAACCACAACCCCACCGGAGCCGACACCTTCCGCATCGGTGATACCCAGGCGGTCGCGGGAAATTCAGGCAGCTACAGCGGAACCCTCAACCTCAACGGTGGAACCCTGAACCTGCCCGGAGCGGCTTTCTACGTCGGGGTGAGCAATGTGGGAGGCAGGGGCACCGGCGTCGTGAACCTTTCAAGCGGCGCGATCAACGTGAACAACAACGGCGTGGGAATCGGCCGCGCGGGCGGCGTCGGGACCCTGAACATGACGGGCGGCACGCTCACCAAGGCGGGGGCGAACAATTTCGTCGTCGGCGGCCTCGCGGGTGCCACCACGCCCACCCTCGGAACGGTCTTCCAATCCGGCGGCACGGTCTCGGTGACGGGCGGGGAGTTCTTTGTGGGGAACAGCGTCACCACCTCCACCACCACGACCACCGGCGTCTACAATCTGAGCGAGACGGGAGCGGTCACGGTGAACAATTGGATCGCCGTGGGCCGCGATGGCGCGAACGGCACCCTCAACATCACGGGCGGCACCGTCACCAAGACCGGTACGGCGGCCAACGGACTGACCATCGGAACCGGCGGCCTGACCAATTCGGGCATCATCAACATCAGCGGCGGATTGCTGAACATCCAGCAGGGACCTGTTTATATCGGAGAGGGCAGTCTCGCCTCGCTGAATATCTCGCAGTCTGGAGAAGTGCGGGTGCCGACCCTCATGGTCGCCCGGAACAATACGGCCAACCTCGGTGTGGTGAATCTGAACGGAGGCACCCTGAAAACGGGCCGCCTCTTCGGCGGAGCGGGAAATTCCGAGGTCGCTTTCAACGGCACGCTGGTCCAGGCGACCTCCTCGCAGGCCCTCTTCCTTGACAATCTGGACGTCGCCGACATCAAGACGGGCGGCGCGATCATCGATTCCAACGGTTTCGACATCGGCAGCGGCATCAACCAGGTGATCTCGGGCACCGGTGTCCTGACCAAGCAGGGAGCCGGCACCCTCACCTTGCTCGGTCCGAACACCTACACCGGCCCGACCTTCGTCAATGCCGGCAAGCTTGTCACCACCACCGACTCCTACGCCGCCAACGGTCCCGTCACCGTGGCGGGTTCCGCCACCTTCGGCGTGGGCGCGGGCGTCCTGGCCGTGAGTATCACCCCCGCCAGCCTGACGCTTGAGGCCTCCTCCGGCATCGACATCAACCTCGGGGCGAACGGCAATACCGCCACCGCTGTCATCGACATCACGGGGGCCCTCACCATCAATGGCGGCGTGGGGACCATCCCCATCAACCTCGCCGGCAGCAATCTCAGCACAGGACAATTTCCCCTCATCCGCTACGCCAGCCTCGCCGGTTCCGGCGGATTCACCAGTTTCAAGGTGGGAACCCTTCCGCTGGGAGTCACCGCGACCCTGGTGAACAACACCACGGACAACACCATCGATCTCAGGGTCTCGGTGAAATCGCCTGCATGGACGGGTGCGTCAAGCGGGGCCTGGGACACGACCACAACCAACTGGGTGGATGCCGCCACCTCTCTTCCCACGATGTTCGCCAACGGCGATCCCGTGCTGTTCGGCGATTATCTACCGGACTTCTCGCCGGTCGTCACCGCGGATGTCACCATCGGCAACGGCGTCACGGTGAGACCCGGAGCGTTGGTGCAGTTCAACAACTCCTCCGCTGACTACACCCTCACCGGGGCGGGCAAGATCTCCAATCCCGCCGCCGGCACCGTCGGTCTTACCAAGCAGGGGATCGCGAAGGTCACCATCGGCACGATCAATGATTTCACCGGCACCACGCGGGTCGAAGGAGGAAGCCTGAGCGTCGGCACTCTTGCCGACGGCGGCGTCGCCAGTCCGATCGGCGCTTCCAGCGCCGCGCCCGCCAGCCTGGCCCTCGCGGGCGGCATTCTCACCTATACGGGAGGCTCCGCCACGGTCAACCGCGGCTTCTCGGTTGTGGCGGATGGGGGCGGCATCGAGGTCGCGGACGCGGCGGCCAACCTGACCTTCAGCGGCTCTCTCACCTCCACCGCCGGAGGACTCGTGAAAAAAGGTCCCGGCACGCTCATCCTCACGGGAACGGGCACGAACACCCTCGGCACGACCACTTCGGTGCGTGCCGACGGAGGCAGGCTTGTCCTGAACGGCAGCGGAACCACACCTGCCCAGGTCATCCAAACGGGCGGAGTCTGGGTGGGTTCCACCACCACGTCCGGAGGGACCCTTGACATCACGAACACCACGTTCAACGCCTCAAGCTGGCTCGCCGTCGGTCGTGGAAACGGCGATGCGGGGAACATCTCCACCGTCAACATCACCGGCTCCACCGTCAATCTGGTGAATCTGTCCACCGGCTTCGCCAACAGCCTCGCGAATCTCTCGACCCAGAACATCAACATCGCCGGTTCCACGGTGAACAACACGGGCACCTCCCTGCTGGGGGAAAGCCGCGGGGCCACCACCAACATCACGCTCACCGGCGGTTCGGTGTTCAACAGCCGGCAGATCGAGATGGGCTTGGGCGCGGGAATCCCCGCCGGAGCTTCCAATGTCACCCTCACCGTCGCTGACACCAGCGCGGTCAATGTCGGTTCGGCGTCCATCCTGTCCTACGTTTCCATCGGGCGCTTTGGGGGCACGGGAAACCTCATCGTCAAGGATACCGCGTCGTTCACCAACTTCGATGACTTTTCCCTCGGCGAGGAAGGAACGGGCACCGGGACCATCACGCTTCAGGACAACGCTGTCATCTCCGTGCGCACCCCGCTGTTGGGACGTGGTGCGGGTGCCACGGGTCTCATCAACCAGACCGGCGGCACCTTCAGCAACTTCGGGGACAACAACCTCCAGCTCGGCGTCAACGGCAACGCCACCTGGAACCTCAGCGGCGGCACCGTCAACGGCTACGGCTGGAACTCGGTGGCCCGCTACGCCTCGTCCACCGCCTCGTTCCTCAACATCAGCGGAGGCACCTACAACCAGGTCACCGGCGACCGGGGCCTGATCATCGGTGAGGAAGGCACCGCCACCCTCAACCTGAGCGCGTCCGGCATCCTGAATGTCAACGGCTCGTTCCGCGTCGGCCAGGTGGCCACGGGGGTCGGCACCTTCAACCAGTCCGGAGGTGTCCTGACCATCAAGAACAACGTGTTGCTCGGAGAGCGGGGAACCGCGACCGTCACGCTCAGCGGCGGACAGCTCAGCATGAACACCGGCACCGGGGCGTTCAACTTCGTCGTAGGAAACTATGACAACGGCAGGGCCACCCTGAACATCCGCGACACCGCCGAGGTGAAACTGACGCGCAGCGCCTCCCTCCTCCTCGGTAACAATTCGACCGCGGGCAGCAACACCGTCAACCAGACCGGTGGCACCGTCACCGCCTACAGCGATGCGGGGACCACCGTCGGGGGAACGGGCGTGCTCCGTCTCGGCAACGGCACCGCCTCCGGCACCAACACCTACAACCTGCGGGGCGGCACGCTCGCCATCGGCGGCATTACCAGCGGCACCACCGCGGGTGTGTCCACCAGCCTGCTCAACCTCGGCGGCGGCACGCTGAAGGCTGTCCGTGACAACGCCGCGTTCATCAGCAACCTCACGCTCGCCAGCATCGAGGCCGCCGGGGTGGTGATCGACACCAACTCGTTCAATGTAACCGCCACCAGCGCGCTGCAGGATGCGGGCGGAGGCGGCGGCATCACCAAGAACGGCACCGGCACGCTCACCCTCGCCGGCCAAAACACCTATCTTGGAAACACCACCATCAACGCGGGCGGCGTGACACTGGCCGACAACGCCCGGCTGCGCTTCTTCCTCGGCGCGAACGGCGTGACCAACCGTGTCACCGGAACCGGAACTGCCACGCTGGACGGCGATTTCAACATCGAGCTCGCCGCCGCCGCCATCGCCAACGGCAACAGCTGGACCTTGGTCGACAGTTCGGTGAACAAATCCCATGGAGCCTCTTTCACGGTCATTGGTTTCACCGAGTCAGGCGACGTTTGGACCAGGGTGGATGGGGTCAACACCTGGAGATATTCCGAGTCCACCGGCGTGCTGACGCTCACGGTCGGCGCGGGCAATGCCTACGATTCGTGGATTTCTTCGTATTTCCCCGGTGTCACGGATCCGGACATCATCGGCTCCGCCAAGGATCCGGATGGTGACGGCAGTTCGAATGCCCTTGAGTTCGCCCTTGGCGGTTCGCCGAACGATGGCGGCAGCGGACCCCTAGTTCATGCGATCCAGGAGGATACGGCGCTCGATGACGACAGCGACAAGGAGCAACTGCTCACCATCGCGGTGCGTTCGTCCACCCCGGCCTTCGGAACAAGCACGTCACCCGCCGCGACCACCATCGACGGGCTGACAACCTACACCATCCAGGGTTCGCCTGATCTGGTGACATTCGACAGTCCGGTCTCCCGGGTGATCCCGGCGGTCACCACCGGCCTGCTGCCCGCACCTGCGGAATATGAATACCGCACCTTCCGCCTCGACAGCTCCAACGGTCTGTCTGGAAAAGGATTCCTCCGGGTGAAGGTGAACTGA
- a CDS encoding exopolysaccharide biosynthesis protein has translation MLDRFEESARDESTVSVEKLMDAVGRRSFGPLILFAGVVLTVPGVADIPGVSTLIGIYVLLVAGQLICGRRRFWLPRWLLDRSTKSGTITKAASNKWMRKLSKFVDKMVTERLGAFVGNRGTVAVAVACCILALATPLTEFVPFSGTGVGAAIGIFGIALVAQDGLMAILGFTVTAVTLVAAITMAG, from the coding sequence ATGCTAGATCGCTTTGAAGAGTCCGCCCGGGACGAGAGCACCGTGTCGGTGGAGAAGCTGATGGACGCCGTCGGGCGGCGGTCGTTCGGTCCCTTGATCCTGTTCGCAGGGGTTGTCCTGACGGTACCCGGCGTCGCGGACATCCCGGGAGTTTCGACATTGATCGGCATCTACGTCCTGCTGGTGGCCGGACAACTGATCTGCGGGCGGCGGCGGTTCTGGCTTCCGCGATGGTTGCTGGACCGTTCGACAAAGAGCGGAACCATTACAAAGGCGGCGTCGAACAAATGGATGCGGAAGCTGTCGAAGTTCGTCGACAAGATGGTGACCGAGAGACTTGGAGCGTTTGTGGGGAATCGTGGGACGGTGGCGGTCGCGGTGGCTTGCTGTATCCTGGCGCTGGCCACGCCGTTGACCGAATTCGTGCCGTTCAGCGGTACCGGCGTGGGGGCCGCCATCGGAATCTTCGGAATCGCTCTCGTCGCACAAGATGGACTGATGGCGATCCTGGGATTCACCGTGACCGCCGTAACCCTGGTTGCCGCCATCACCATGGCGGGTTGA
- a CDS encoding FAD/NAD(P)-binding protein encodes MDPLSTLAIIGGGPSALFTLFHIHENVRILRWRFDRILVFEKEKSAGPGMPYSRANTSELNLSNISSEELPKLPETFAAWLGAQSEARLARYGIGEAVRETEIYPRVALGDYFQAQFSKLSEMLGEKGIIVGCHTDSEVRDIVPLEDGGYEVVTQAGLSVRAKTVIIATGHAWDRDEDAINLASPWPIKKLLPAEGGFHDFPIGLLGASLSAVDVINVLSHHHGSFEDEDGILVYTPSPEADHFKLVMHSADGLLSHLQFEQDEPKRELYRHCDEEGIQKLLDDGGHLRVSDYFDRICRPALIEALQNDGLESEAESLANPSFSFEDFAEIMKEKHLSPDPFELMKTEFEQERKKERRRKPTHWKEVLDDLMYTLNFRARLLPAEDHVRLKSRILPFVMNVMAALPLKSAKILMAVHKAGRLELVPGKAETEYSKNDGMVRVKVGCGEGKDTYEYRMFVDCSGQSPVGMKSFPFRSLVLAGLVSPAVADVLSLEGAREADSDKIHKIPGGRTIMELGGLAVTDGYQLISENGTPAEGLYDIAVPHIAGLRPYCYGLQACDEAAGLLIENMMRASSVLTS; translated from the coding sequence ATGGACCCCCTTTCGACCCTGGCTATCATCGGCGGCGGCCCCTCGGCGCTGTTCACCCTGTTCCATATTCACGAGAATGTGAGAATATTACGATGGCGCTTTGATCGGATATTGGTGTTCGAGAAAGAGAAGAGCGCGGGTCCAGGCATGCCCTACAGCCGCGCCAACACATCGGAACTGAATCTTTCCAACATCAGTTCTGAAGAGCTGCCGAAGCTTCCTGAGACGTTTGCCGCATGGCTGGGCGCGCAGAGCGAGGCCCGGCTTGCGAGGTATGGCATCGGAGAAGCGGTGCGGGAGACGGAGATCTACCCAAGGGTCGCACTCGGGGACTACTTCCAAGCACAGTTTTCAAAACTCTCGGAGATGCTGGGAGAAAAGGGAATCATCGTCGGGTGCCACACCGATTCCGAGGTCCGCGACATCGTGCCACTCGAAGATGGAGGCTACGAGGTGGTGACCCAGGCCGGTCTTTCCGTCCGCGCCAAAACCGTGATAATCGCCACCGGCCATGCGTGGGACCGCGATGAGGACGCCATCAACCTCGCGTCGCCATGGCCCATCAAAAAACTTCTTCCGGCCGAGGGCGGCTTCCACGATTTCCCCATCGGGCTTCTGGGAGCTTCGCTGAGCGCCGTCGATGTCATCAACGTCCTCTCCCACCACCACGGCTCCTTCGAGGACGAAGATGGCATCCTCGTTTATACGCCATCTCCGGAGGCGGATCATTTCAAGCTCGTCATGCACAGTGCGGACGGCCTCCTTTCGCATCTCCAGTTCGAACAGGACGAACCGAAGCGCGAACTGTACCGCCATTGTGACGAAGAGGGGATTCAAAAACTCCTGGACGACGGAGGACACCTGCGGGTTTCCGATTATTTCGACAGGATCTGCCGTCCAGCGCTCATCGAAGCGCTACAGAACGACGGCTTGGAATCGGAGGCGGAGAGCCTCGCCAACCCCTCCTTTTCCTTCGAGGATTTCGCTGAGATAATGAAGGAGAAGCATCTGAGCCCGGACCCGTTCGAGCTGATGAAAACCGAGTTCGAGCAAGAGCGGAAAAAAGAGAGACGACGGAAACCCACCCATTGGAAGGAAGTCCTCGACGATCTGATGTACACCCTCAACTTCCGCGCCCGCCTGCTTCCTGCGGAAGATCACGTGCGGCTGAAGTCGCGGATACTCCCCTTCGTCATGAACGTGATGGCCGCCCTCCCTCTCAAGAGCGCGAAGATTCTCATGGCGGTTCACAAAGCCGGAAGACTGGAACTGGTTCCGGGAAAGGCAGAAACGGAATACTCGAAGAATGACGGCATGGTCAGGGTGAAAGTGGGCTGCGGTGAGGGAAAGGATACATACGAATATCGTATGTTCGTCGACTGTTCCGGCCAGTCTCCGGTGGGCATGAAATCGTTCCCGTTCCGATCCTTGGTCTTGGCCGGACTTGTCTCTCCTGCAGTGGCGGATGTGCTGTCTCTCGAAGGTGCCCGGGAGGCGGACTCCGATAAAATCCATAAGATCCCAGGGGGGCGGACGATCATGGAATTGGGAGGTTTGGCTGTGACTGACGGGTATCAGCTCATTTCCGAAAACGGAACTCCCGCGGAAGGACTGTATGACATCGCCGTTCCCCATATCGCCGGATTGCGTCCCTATTGTTACGGCCTGCAGGCATGCGATGAGGCTGCGGGTCTGCTGATCGAAAACATGATGAGAGCATCATCCGTGCTGACAAGCTGA